Genomic window (Gelria sp. Kuro-4):
CAAGGAAGGGGCGCGCGGTTTGGGCCTGCACCTGGTGAAGGAGCACGTGAACGCCGCCGGCGGGCGCATCCAGCTGCGCACCTCGCGGCGCGGCACTTCCTTCCGGATCACCATCCCGGGCGGGGAAGGGGGGCAGGCAGCATGAACGAGCTTGTCCGGGTACTCATTGTGGAAGACGATCCCATGGTGGCGGGAATAAACCGGAAATACACGGAGAAGGCGGGCCGTTTTCAGGTGATCGGCCTGGCCGCGAGCGGCGAAGAGGCGGTGGCGGCGGTGCGGGAGAAACGCCCCGACCTGGTGCTGCTGGACGTCTACCTCCCGCGCGGCAACGGCCTGGAGGTGCTCAAGGGCATTCGGGCGGCGAACATCGCTGCCGATGTCATCCTCATTACGGCGGCCCAGGATGTGGCCACGGTGGAGGAGGCGCTGCGCTACGGCGCGGTGGACTACATCATCAAGCCGTTCGATTTTGAACGGCTGGCCCGGACGCTCAGCGCGTACTGCGAGCGCCGGCGGCGCCTGGCGGAGCACCAGAAGCTGGCCCAGGAAGAGATCGACCGCTTGGTGCAGGGCGCAGCCGTAACGGCGGCTCCTACGGGGCTGCCCAAGGGGATCGACCCGTACACCTTGGAACAGGTGCGCGATTACCTGGCCCAAAACGCGCGCGGCTACTCGGCGCAGGAGACGGCGGCCGGCCTCGGACTGTCGCGGATCACGGCGCGCCGCTACCTGGAGTTCCTGGCGGCCGCCGGGGAAGTGGAGGTGGAGCTGGAGTACGCCGCCGTAGGGCGGCCGGTAAAACGATATCGCAAGGCTTAACTTTTGCCCGCCCACTGGGTGGGCCATACTAGGCATGAGGTGAAGGGATTGGACGGCGGAGAGATCATTCTTGGCATCGAGACTTCGTGCGATGAAACCTCGGCGGCGGTGGTCCAGGGCGGGCGGCGCCTCCTGGCCAACGTCATCTCCTCGCAGGTAAACCTGCATGCCCTTTACGGCGGCGTAGTGCCGGAGCTGGCGTCGCGGCGGCATGTGGAGCTTATTGTCCCGGCTGTGGCAGAGGCGCTGAAAGAAGCCGGCTTAAGCTTCGCCGACCTGGATGCAGTGGCGGTGACCTGCGGCCCCGGGCTGGTGGGGGCGCTCCTGGTGGGCCTCTCCTACGCCAAGGCGGTGGCGCTGGCGCGCGGCGTGCCTCTGGTGGGGGTGCACCACACCGCAGCTCATATTTACGCCAACCTGCTGGTGCACCCGGAGCTGGAGCCGCCTTTTCTCAGCCTGGTGGTCTCAGGCGGGCACACGTCCCTGGTGTATGTGCGCGCCCCAGGGGCCTACGACCTTTTAGGTCAGACGGTGGACGACGCCGCCGGTGAGGCCCTGGACAAGATTGCGCGCGCCCTGGGACTGGGCTATCCCGGTGGCCCGGCCATCGAGCGGCTGGCGCGGGAGGGCGACCCCGAGGCTTTGCCGCTGCCGCGGGCGGTGGTGCGGGAGCACCCGCTCGACTTCAGCTTCAGCGGGCTCAAGACGGCAGTGCTGAACTACCTTAACCACCTGAAGCAGCGGGGGGAGGAGCCGAACAAGGCCGATGTGGCGGCCAGCCTGCAGCGGGCGGTGATGGAAGTGCTGGTGGAGCGGGCGCTTACGGCGGCCGAGCTCACGGGCGCCCGTCGGCTTGTGCTGGCCGGCGGCGTGGCGGCCAACGGTGAGCTGCGCACCCGGCTGGCGGAGCAGGCGGCCCGGGCGAATCTCCAGGTGCTGGCGCCGCCGCCGGCGCTCTGTACGGACAACGCGGCCATGGTGGCCTGCGCCGGGTACTTCTACCTTCAGCATGGTCTTACGGCGCCCCTGTCCCTGAATGCTTTCGCCAACCTGCCGCTGGGGGCGGAGCAGGGCTGGGGAAAACGTGGGGAAAAAGAGAGCGCCCGCGGCAAAAAATAAGGCCGCTGCCCGGCCGGTTTTCCCCGCCTAGGCGGCAGGTCTTCCTGTGGATTCTGGGGAAAGGTGGGCAAAACCCGCCCAGCCCCAGGGGTTTTCTGTGGATAACCCTGTGGATTTTGTGGATTGTGGGAATGATTGTTCGCTGAGTAGCCTCTTTTTACGGTATATGTGGGGCGAATAGTAAATAGAACCTGAAAACGGGAAAAAGGTGAGGTGAAGTGCGATGCGGCCGGTGCTCCTTTCTTTTGGCTCCCTACACATCTACAGCTGGGGTTTTCTCCTGGCGCTGGCCACGCTGTTGGGCGCCTTGGGGGCGGTCGAGCTGGCGCGGCGCTCGGGCTGGGAACACCCGGACGCCGTCCTTGACGTGGCGCTGGGGGCGGTGCTGGCGGGAGTGGTGGGGAGCCGCCTCAACTACCTGCTCTTGTACCGGGCGGCCGAGTTCTGGCGGCGGCCCTGGATCTTCTTTCAGTTTTCCGCCGGCGGCCTGGTATTTCACGGCGGCTTGGCCCTGGGCATACTCGCAGGCGGGTATCTCGCCCGGCGGCGGGGCCTGGGCTTTTGGACCACGGGCGATGTGCTGGCGCCTTTTCTCGCGGCCGGGTACGGCCTGGTGCGCGTGGGCTGCTTTCTTAATGGCTGCTGCTACGGGCGTGTAACCCACGTCCCCTGGGCGGTGGTCATTCCCGCCCTGGCCGACGGCCTGCCCCGCCACCCGTCGCAGCTTTATGCCGCCGCCCTGGGGCTTTTCCTCGGCGTGCTCCTCCTTCTTTTCTACCGGCGGCGGCCCTTCAGCGGGGCGGTTTTCCTGGCCTATATGGGCGGTGGCGCCCTGGAACGCATCATTGAGGACTTCTTCCGGGATACGCTGATGTATAGCGCCAACTTTACCCTGGCGCAGGTGGTGAGTGCGGGCGTTTTCCTGGTGGCCGTCGCGCTTTACATCTGGCGCAGCCGCCGGGCGGCGCGGGAGAAAAGCCTGGGGGCGACCCAGTAGTGGCGCGCCGGCCGGCACCGGAGTGGGAGCTGGCGGCGGCTGCGGCCCGGGGCATTCTACCTGTAACCTCGGCCTGCAACGTGCGCTGCCTTTTCTGCAGTCACCGCCAGAACCCGCCCGGCCTGGAGACCTACTTTCTGCCGCACCAGTCGCTGGCTGCCATTAAAGAGCGCGCGGCCCTGCTCGACCCCGAAAAGCCGATCGTGGTCGGTGAATCGGTGACCCGCATCCTGGAGGGAGAACCATTCCTCAACCCTGACCTGCTTGCCATCCTGACCTGGCTGCGGCACCGCTTTCCAGAGACGCCGCTGGCGCTCACCACCAACGGCACGCACCTCACGGCCGCAGCGGTGGCGCGCCTGGCGGAGCTTAAGCCGCTGGCAGTCACCCTCTCGCTCAACAGCGCCAGCGAGCGCGGCCGGCGCCTGCTTATGGCCGACCCGGACCCCGCCGTGGCCCTGGAAGCACCCGCGCGGCTGGCGGCGGCCGGCCTGCCTTTTACCGGGAGCGTGGTGGCCATGCCGCACGTGGTGGGCTGGCGGGATGTGGAAGAAACGGTGCGCTTTCTCGCCCGGGCTGGGGCGGAGACGGTGCGCGTGTTCCTGCCGGGCTACACCCGCCTGGCGCCGCCGGAGCTCAGGCTGCCGGCGGGCATGTGGAACCAGCTGCGCAGGCGGGCGGCAGCCTGGCAGGAGGGACTAGGGACGCCGGTTCTTGTCGAGCCGCCGGGTTTAACCGACCTTAAGGCCAGCATTCACGGCGTGCTGCCTGCTACGCCGGCGGCTGCCGCCGGGCTGAAGGCGGGGGAGACCATCGTTCGCCTCGCCGGGAAGGCGGTGTTTTCGCGCGTGGCCGCCTTCCAGTGCCTGAAGGCGGGCGGGGCAGTGGAGGTGGAGGTGCTCTCAGAAGGCGGGACCCGCGCCGTGCGGCTGGAAAAGGAGCCCGGAGCGCGCTCCGGGCTCGTCTTCGATTACGACCTGGCTCCCGAGGCGTGGCAGGAGTTTTGCCGCCTTATCCGGCGGGAGCGGGCGCAGCGGGTGGTGGTGGCGACTTCCGAGCTCGCGGCACCGCTGGTGGCGGCGGCCGCCGGACGCGAGAACCTTCCCTGTGAGCTCAAGCTGTTGCCGGTGCCCAGCCGCTTCTTTGGCGGCAGCATCGCCTGTGCCGGGCTCCTCACGGTGGCCGATTTCCGGGCGGCCATCGGCGAGCTGGCGGCGGATCTTATTGTCCTGCCCGGCATCGCCTTCGACCAAAAAGGCCGGGACCTGGTAGGGGAGCTCTACCTGGAAGCGGCGCCGGGACGGAAGGTGGCTCTGCTGGAGACCTGATCCGGCGGCCGGTGAGTCAGTGCACGTGGTAGGTAAGGCGATTACACCCCGCCCTTAATTTCAGCGTATTTCCCCACCTGCGCGCAGAAGGTTTCCACCTGTGACCGGGGTAAGGCTACGGTGAGCTGCGCCTCTTCCCCGTAAGCGGAAGCGACGACCGTCCCGCCCAGGCGCCCCAGCCAGTACAGACAGCGGTCCAGGTGCGGGTAGGCCACCCGCAGGCTGAGGCGGCGGGTGATCACCTTGTCGACCTGACCGGCGGCGTCGAGCGCGGCGCCGGCTGTACCGCCGTAGGCGTCGATGAGGCCGCGCACTCCCAGCTTCTTGCCGCCGAAGTAGCGCGTCACCACCACCGCCGTCTGGGTGAGGTCCCGGCTGAGGAGGGCACGGAGGATGGGCTCGCCGGCGGTGCCGCTCGGTTCGCCGGCGTCGCTGGCGAAGCGAATGTCACGCTCCGGGTCCACGCGGTAGGCCCAGGCGTTGTGCGTGGCCTGGCGGTGTTCCTGGCTCACCTGAGCGATAAAGGTTTTGGCTTCGGCTTCACTTTCCACCGGGCGCGCCCGCCCGATAAAGCGGGAGCGCTCGATTTTTATTTCCACCTGCGCCTCGTGGGCGCTGGTGCGGTAAGTGTCCATACGTTCAACCTCCCAGCAGCTAGGAAACGCCTGCTTTTATTCTATATCAGGATCTGAGTGCGGCAAAAGCCCTCTGCCGGGACAAGTCTCCTATTGACTTCCAGGAAACTTGGACTGTATAATTAAGTTGTCGGCAACCGTGACAAGGAAGACAAGTTATGGGAGGAGCGGCAGGTGGGCAGGGCGCTGCACGGGTATTCCGGCAGGGAAGGAATACGGACTGTAAGGTGAGGGGGGAAGCCAGTGGTTACCTTTGAGCATGTGACCAAAACTTACAAGGGCGGCACCCAGGCGGTGCGCGATCTCAACTTGACCATCGAAAAGGGCCGGTTTGTCGTCTTAATCGGCCCGAGCGGCTGCGGCAAAACCACGACCCTTAAGATGGTCAACCGGCTTATCGAACCCACGTCGGGCGAGATCTACCTGGAGGGGCGGAAAACAAGCACCCTCAATCTGGTGCAGATGCGGCGCAACATCGGCTACGTTATCCAGCACATCGGGCTCTTGCCTCACCTGACGGTGGCTGCCAACATCGCCTTGGTGCCGGAGCTAAAGGGCTGGCCGCGCAAAAAGCGCGAGGAACGGGTGGACGAATTGCTTGCCATGGTCGGCATGGACCCGGCCGTGTACCGTAACCGTTTTCCGGCCCAGCTTTCCGGCGGGCAGCAGCAGCGCATAGGGGTGCTCCGGGCGCTGGCGGCGGACCCGGAGCTTATTCTTATGGATGAACCCTTCGGCGCGCTGGATCCTTTGACGCGCGAGCAGCTGCAGCTTGAGTTCAAGCGCCTCAAAGAGCGGCTCAAGAAAACCATTATCTTTGTAACCCACGACATGAACGAGGCCCTGCTCCTGGCCGACCGCATCATCCTCATGAAAGACGGCGTGGTGGTCCAGGACGATACGCCGGAGGGGTTGCTGCGCCACCCGGCCAACGACTTTGTGGCCAGTTTTGTCGGTCGCGCGGCTCAGCCGCAGGCAGCTGCAGACCTCCTGGTGCGGGATGTGATGAACCCTGCACCGGTCACCATTGAGGCCGAGCGTGGCCTGGGCGAAGCCCTGAAGCGCATGCAGAAGTACAAGGTGGACAGCCTGCTGGTGCTGAGTGACGGGCGGCTCATGGGCCTGGTGCAGGCGCGCGACCTTTACCCGTACCTCCTGAAAGACGAGACGGTGCCGGTGGCACAGGTGGCGGTGCAGGCGGCGGTTACCGTATCTCCCGACCTGCCCCTCAGTCAGGCGGCGGAGAAACTGACAGCCGGCGGGGCGTACCTGGTGCCGGTGGTGGGCGACGATGGGCGCCTCCTGGGCGTGCTCACGCGGGCCAGCCTGGTGGGCGTGCTGCTCGACGCTTGGAACGGCGGCAGCGGTTCAACAGAAGAGAAGAAGGCAGCGGCCGGAGGAGGTGGGGCGAAGTGACGTGGATCAAAATGTGGCAGTACCTGGTGGATAATCTGCCTGAAGTGCTCCTCGCCATCCAGGAGCATGTTTTGCTGCTGGTCGTTTTTCCGGTGGCGGTGGCGGTGCTGATTGCAGTGCCGCTGGGCATTGCAGCCACCCGCTGGGCCTGGCTGGAGAGAATAGTCCTCTCGGTGGTAAACGTCATCCAGACCATCCCCAGCCTGGCTATGATGGCCCTCTTTATCCCGCTGGGCCTGGGCATCGGCAACAAGCCGGCCATTGTGGCCCTGCTCCTTTACTCGCTCCTGCCCATTCTGCGCAACACCTACACGGGGATCAAGGGCGTGGATGCGGACCTTAAGGAGGCCGCCACCGGCATGGGCATGACGGAGTTACAGCGGCTCATCCGGGTAGAGCTGCCGCTTTCGGTGCCGGTGATCATGGCCGGGGTGCGCACGGCGGCGGTGATCGCCATCGGGACGGCGACGCTGGCGGCCATGGTGGGGGGCGGCGGGTTGGGGCGGTATATCTACCGGGGCCTGCAGCTGATGCGCGACTACCTTATCCTGGTGGGAGCGGTGCCGGCGGCGGCGCTGGCGCTGGTGGCCGACTTTATCCTGGGCCGCCTGGAACACTGGGTGACCCCGGAAGGCCTGCGGCTCTCCCGGAAAAAGTACGAGTAGACCGCGGCGCCGCGCTCGCACGAACGGAGGACGGAAGGGGTAAATGGTACACCTTCTTGATCACGGCCACGGGAAGGAGGAGAAACTGCATGCGGAAAAAGAGGTTTCCAGCGGTACTGGCGCTCGTTGTTGTCCTCACCCTGCTTGCCACCGGTTGCGCGGGCGGCGGGCAGGCGCCAGAGGCACCGGGCGGGCGGGCGGCCAACAAGCCGGGTGATGGCTCGACCTTGCGCATCGGCTCGCAGGGCTACGCCGAAGTGGAGATCCAGGGTGAGATCGCCAAGGCGCTCATCGAGGCTAAAACCAACCACAAGGTGGAGCACGTCAAGAACCTGGGCAGCGCCATGGCCCTGCATGAGGCGATGGTCAACGGCGATCTGGACATGGCGATTTCGTTCACCGGGACCTTGTTCCTGGGGCTGCTCCGGCAGAAGCTGACACCCGAGTGGCGTAATCCCGATAAGGTCTGGCAGTACGTGCACGATGAGATGCTGAAGAAGTACGGCGTCTACACCTTCCCTGCCTATGGCTACAACAACGTCTACGCCATTGCCGTACCCAAGGCAACGGCGGAAAAGCTGAACCTGAAGAAGGTGAGCGACCTTAAGCCTTACGCCCAGGACATGGTGCTGGCCACCGATACCACGTGGCAGGATTACCCCGGCCAAGGGTATAAGGAGTTTCAGGAGCTGTACGGCTTCAAATTCAAGGACGCGCTGCCCATGGATTTCGGGCTCATGTACCGCGCCGTGAGGAGTGGGGAAGTCGATGCCGTCTGTACCTATTCCACGGACGGCCGCAACATCTCGCACAACCTGGTGATCCTGGAGGACGATAAGGGGTTTAACCCGCCCTATTACGGCATCCTGGTGGCGCGCAATGACATGCTGGAGAAGTACCCGGAGGTCAAGGAGGCGCTGAAGCCCCTGGGCGGACTGATGGATACGGAAACGATGACCAAGCTCAACGCCAGGGTGGATGTGGACGAAGAGGAGCCGGCCAAGGTGGCGCGCGACTTCCTTAAGGAGAAGGGGTTGCTGTAGAGGCTCGGTTCAGCGAACCCCGACCGGCCCCTGGAGGTCGGGCGCCGAAAAGGAGCACCGCCGGTGTTGGGTACTGCTTCACAGCGGGGGGCTGGGATAGAAAGCGCGGTGGCGGGGGACCGGTGCGCAGGCACCGGTCCCCCGCTCTGTTAGGACGGGGCGGTCAAGGGCTGCTCGTTGACGGCATTTGGACAATGTGGTAGCATGAGTGAAGGTAAAAGATAAGGGAGACAGGTTAAGGTGCAACGGCGGATAATAGAGCTTAAAGGACATATCCTGGATTCCCATATTCTGCCACGCGTCCTCGATGCCATCGTCGAGCAGGGCGGCGATTTCAGCATCGAGCACATCAGCATCGGCAAGACCAACACCGACCCCAGTTACGCGCGGCTGGCCGTCGCCGCGGCCGACGAGGGCGTTTGGGAGCAGGTTTGGGAAGCGATTCAGCCCCTGGGGGCGGTACTACTTACGGAAAAGGAGGCGGAACTTAAGCCGGCGCCGCAGGACGGTGTTTTCCCGGACAACTTTTACACCACCACCAACCTGGAGACGCGCGTGCGCCTGGCCGGCGGCTGGGTACCCGTCGAAGGGATGGAGATGGATTGCGGCATTCGCGTGGATCCGCCGGCGGGCCGGGCGGTTTGCGTACCCATCCACCAGGTGCGCCGCGGCGACCTGATCGTGGTGGGGAACGAGGGGGTGCAGGTGACGCCTCTGGAGCGGCCGCGGCAGCGCGAGGTCTTCAGCTTTATGGGTAGCGCCGTCTCCAGCGAACGGCCGAAGGGCCTGGTAATTGCCGGTATTGCCCGGGAAATGCGGGCCGTGCGCCGGCGCGGCGGTAAGATTCTGGTGGTACTGGGGCCGGCCGTCATCCACACGGGAGCGGGGCAGTACCTGGAGCGCTTGATCCGCGCCGGGTTTGTGCAAACCCTGTTTGCCGGTAACGCGGTGGCCACGCATGACATTGAAAGCGCCCTGTACGGTACCTCCCTCGGGGTTTCCCTGGCCAGCGGCGAAGCCGTTCCCGAGGGGCACTCGCACCACCTGCGGGCGATCAACGCCATTCGGGGTGCCGGCGGCATCCGGCCGGCGGTCGCGAGCGGCCTCCTAACAAAAGGCGTTATGTATACTGCTGTGCAGACGGGTGTAGATTATGTGCTGGCGGGCTCCATCCGCGACGACGGGCCGCTTCCTGATGTTATCAGCGACACGCTGGCGGCGCAGGAGGCCATGCGGGCGCTGCTGCCCGGCACGGAGCTGGCCTTAATGCTGGGGACGATGCTCCACTCCATCGCCGTCGGGAACCTGCTGCCAGCCCGGGTGCGCCTCGTCTGCGTGGACATCAATCCGGCGGTGGTGACGAAACTGGTGGACCGCGGGAGTTTCCAGGCGGTGGGCGTGGTGAGCGATGTGGAGTGGTTCTTAAGGCAACTGGCCTTTGAGCTGTTGGACAAAAAAGAACACCTGGCGAAGGGGGTTTGAAGTTGGCACCGCACAAGAGCCTGGGGGTCCTTTCCCGTTACGAGCAGATTGCCCTCGACATTGCGGCGCGCATCCTGCGCGACGAGTACAAGGTAGGCGATAAGATCTTCGGCCGCTCTACCCTGGCCGGCCGTTACAAGGTTTCACCGGAAACCATCCGCCGGGCGGTTTCGCTCCTGGAGGACGCCGGCGTGGTGGAGACGGCGGCGGGCATGGGTGTCATCATCAAGTCCAAGAAGGCGGCGGAATCATATTTTCACCAGTTCCGCGGCCAGCAGGCCCTGGCCGACCTGCAGGAGAAATTGAGCCAGCTTTTTGTGGAAAAGCAGCGCTTGGACGAGGAGATCGAGACCACCACCCGGCAGATGGTGAACTACCTGTGGGGGATGCTGAACAACCTGCAGTACCTGGAGAAGGTGGAAATCCCGGAGAACTCCTGGCTGGTGGGGCAGTCGCTCTCTTCCAGCCGGCTGCGCTCGGAGACAGGGGCCACGGTGGTGGCCATTGAGCGCGACGGCAAAGAGTACTATTCCCCCTCCTCCGAGATGGCCTTTCAAGCCGGCGACCTGCTGCACGTGGTAGGGACGGTGGAGGCTAAAGGGTTGCTGCGCCGGCTGGTGGAACGGGAGGGCTAGAAGTGGCAGCCAAGGATGACCGGCAGGATACGATGCTCTTCTCTCCCCCTGCCCCGGAGAGTCCGGCGCGCGCTGTTCTCCTGGCGGTGGGGGCGGCGCTGGAGGAGCGGGGTTACGACCCGGTGGACCAGCTGGTGGGCTATCTGCTCTCCGGTGACCCCACCTACATCACCAGCTACGGCAACGCGCGCAGCCTGATCCGCGGCCTGGGCCGGGAAGAACTGCTGGAGGAAATTGTGCGCGGCTATCTGGCGGCGGTGAAAGGGGGGCACGGCGGTGGAAAAGCTGGTGATTGAGGGCGGGCGCGCCCTAAACGGGTCCATCGTCGCGAGCGGGGCGAAGAACAGCGCCCTGCCGCTCCTCGTCGCAGCGGCCCTTGCCGAAGAGGAGTCCCTCCTGGAGAACGTCCCGCACGACACCGATGTGGACGTGATGTGCGCTATTCTTAAGGCCCTGGGAGCCAGCGTGCGCGCCGACGGCCCCGGGCGCCTGCGGGTGAGCGGTGCCGGCCTGACGCAGGCGCAGGCTCCGTACGAGCTGGTGCGCCGGATGCGGGCTTCTTTTTATGTTGCCGGCCTCCTCCTGGGGCGCCTGGGACGGGCGGTGGTCGCCCTGCCGGGCGGCTGCTCCATCGGCTCGCGGCCGGTGGATTACCACATCAAGGGCTTTGAGGCCCTGGGGGCGAAGGTCTCCCTGGAGCACGGCTTCATGAAAGCTGAAGCACCGCGCCTCACAGGCTCCAAGTACTATGTCAGCCGCGCCAGCGTAGGGGCCACCATCAACACCATGCTGGCCGCGGTCCTGGCCAAGGGAACCACTATCCTGGAGAATGCCGCCCGCGAGCCGGAAGTGGTGGACGTGGCTAACTTTCTCAACACCATGGGGGCGCGGATTAAGGGCGCAGGCATGGATGTCATCCGTATTGAAGGCGTCAAGAAGCTTCATGGGGCCGAGCATGAGATTATCCCCGACCGGATTGAGGCCGGTTCCTACCTTATCCTGGGCGCCATGACCGGGGGTGAGGTGACGGTGGTGAATGCCATGGGCGAACACCTCCGGGCGCTCCTATCCAGCCTGGAGGCCATCGGCGTGGCCGTTGAAGAGACCACCACGGCCGTTCGTGTAAAGAAAAAGGAGCCCCTGGCTCCTCTTAATGTAGTCACCCAGCCCTATCCGGGCTTTCCCACCGACCTACAGGCACCTTTGGCGGTGCTCCTCACCCAGGCCGATGGCGTGAGCACCCTGCGCGAGACCATCTTTGACGGCCGCTTCAAGTACGTGGACGAGCTCCGGCGCATGGGTGCGGACGTCAAGGTGGAACGGGACACGGCCATCATTACCGGGCCGGCCAAGCTAACCGGGGCCCCGGTGGAGGCCACGGACCTCCGGGGCGGCATGGCGCTGGTGATTGCCGCGCTGGCGGCCGAGGGGCGCAGCGAGGTCAGCGGCCTCGAGCACATCGACCGCGGTTATGAGCACCTCTCCGCCAAGCTGCAGGCCCTGGGGGCCAAGGTGGAGCGGATCAGGGTGTAAGGCCGGCACCGCTAACGCAGCGAAAGGCTGGCGGCGGTGACGCCGGGGAGCCGGCGCAGGTCGGCCGCCACGGCCTCGGCGCGCGCCTGATCGGCGGCCAGGGTGAGGGTGATGATCCCATTTTCCTTGTCGCCGTCGGGGAGTCCGGCCCGGCTTAAAATGGCGTCGCCGTGGCGCGTCAGCACTTCCTGCACCTGAGGACCGAGCTCTGCCCGGTGGGGGACGAGAATCCCCACTACGCTGATGTGTTGGTACATGCCATCACCTCCCGCAGCTCTGTTTTCCATTGTACACCGGGAAAGAGGCAGGACAGGTCGGAGCCCAAGCAGCGCGCGCCGCAAAAGGAGTAAAGGAGAGTCGGTTATGGAACTCACCGTTCTCGGCCGCTACGGGCCCTATCCGGCAGCGGGCGGGGCCTGTTCGGGTTATCTTGTCACGGCCGGCACCACGCGCCTGCTGGTGGACTGCGGGGCGGGGGTCCTGAGCCGGTTGGCCGCCCACCTGCCCCTGGAAGGCCTTACGGGGGTTATCCTCTCCCATCTCCACAGCGATCATACCAGCGATTACTTTGTCCTGCGCTACGCTCTGGAGGTGGCCCAGTTTCAGGGCCGGCGCCGGGAACCCCTGCCCGTGTGGGCGCCGCCCGAGCCGGCGGAGGAGTTCGGCCGCCTGGGTTACCGCAACGTTTTCACCGTGCGCCCGGTGCTGGAAGGGCAGGCCGTCCAGGTAGGGGAACTGACGGCGGTCCCCTTTGCCGGCAGGCACAGCGTCCCGGCTTTCGGGTGGCTTTTCACGGCGGGCGGGGCGAAGCTCGCCTACTCGGGCGACACAGAGCTGTACCCGGACTTCCCTGCCCGTGTGCAGGGGGCGGACCTTTTCCTCTGCGAGGCCACCTACACAGAGACGCAGCTGAGCCAGGGGGCGCGGAATCACCTGGCGGCGGGCCAGGCGGCCCGGGCGGCGCGGGCGGCCGGTGTGAAGCGTCTCTTGCTTACCCACCTTTCGCCGCCGCAGGATCACCGGGTGCTGCTTCAGGAAGCGCAGGCGGAGTTTCCCGCCGCTGAACTTGCAGCGGAAGGAAAAACGTACAGCGTTTCGGCATAGGTATTGAGGGGGCTGAAGAATTTACCTTTCCGTAACCGCGGCTTAATTTTTACCCTCTATTCTGAAGGAGAGAGCCTGGAAAGGGTGGACAGCGTGCCCGAACCGATGAGTCGACTACCTCGACCTTACCTCCTGGCTGCCCTGGCCTTAACCCTGCTCTTTTTCCTGAGCTTCGGCACCGCCCTCGTGCTGAGCAGCTACCTGGCGCCGGACAAGATTGTGCCGGGGGTCCAGGTGGAAGGGCTGGACCTTTCCGGCCTGACGGCTGCCCAGGCGGAGGAACGCCTGGCGCTGCGGGCGGCGGCCCTGGCGGCGACCGAGCTCTTTCTCCAGGCCAAGGAACGCACTTATACCGTGAAAGCGGCGGACATCGGCATCGGCGCCGACGTAGCACAAACGGTGCAAAACGCCCTGGCGGTGGGCCACAGCGGCACCTTGTGGCAGCAGCTTTACGAACGCCGCCGGGTGCGACGGGAAGGCCGGCATCTACCCCTTGAACTCAGCCTGGATACCCGGAAGCTGCAGGGATATCTTATGCAACTGGCGCAGGATGTGGACAGCCCGCCTCGGGATGCGCGGCTTGTTCTTAATGAAAAGAACGAAGCCGGACCGGTGGCGGGGAAGGCCGGCTGCGCGCTGGCTCTGCCGGAATCCGAGGAGCGGATAGTTACGGCGGTACGCCGGGGCGGCGGGCGCGTAGAGCTGGCCGTGCAGGAAATACCGCCGAAGCAGACGGTGGCGGATCTGTGGCGCCTGGGCATCCGCGATGTGGTGGCCCTTTACACCACCCGCTTCCAGGCCGGCAACCGCGACCGTACCTACAACTTGAAGCTCGGCGCCGCGGCCATTGACGGTCACATCGTGGCTCCGGGGGAGGTTTTTTCTTTTAATGAGGTGGTGGGTCCCCGGGAGGA
Coding sequences:
- a CDS encoding DUF512 domain-containing protein; this translates as MARRPAPEWELAAAAARGILPVTSACNVRCLFCSHRQNPPGLETYFLPHQSLAAIKERAALLDPEKPIVVGESVTRILEGEPFLNPDLLAILTWLRHRFPETPLALTTNGTHLTAAAVARLAELKPLAVTLSLNSASERGRRLLMADPDPAVALEAPARLAAAGLPFTGSVVAMPHVVGWRDVEETVRFLARAGAETVRVFLPGYTRLAPPELRLPAGMWNQLRRRAAAWQEGLGTPVLVEPPGLTDLKASIHGVLPATPAAAAGLKAGETIVRLAGKAVFSRVAAFQCLKAGGAVEVEVLSEGGTRAVRLEKEPGARSGLVFDYDLAPEAWQEFCRLIRRERAQRVVVATSELAAPLVAAAAGRENLPCELKLLPVPSRFFGGSIACAGLLTVADFRAAIGELAADLIVLPGIAFDQKGRDLVGELYLEAAPGRKVALLET
- a CDS encoding YigZ family protein yields the protein MDTYRTSAHEAQVEIKIERSRFIGRARPVESEAEAKTFIAQVSQEHRQATHNAWAYRVDPERDIRFASDAGEPSGTAGEPILRALLSRDLTQTAVVVTRYFGGKKLGVRGLIDAYGGTAGAALDAAGQVDKVITRRLSLRVAYPHLDRCLYWLGRLGGTVVASAYGEEAQLTVALPRSQVETFCAQVGKYAEIKGGV
- a CDS encoding response regulator, which gives rise to MNELVRVLIVEDDPMVAGINRKYTEKAGRFQVIGLAASGEEAVAAVREKRPDLVLLDVYLPRGNGLEVLKGIRAANIAADVILITAAQDVATVEEALRYGAVDYIIKPFDFERLARTLSAYCERRRRLAEHQKLAQEEIDRLVQGAAVTAAPTGLPKGIDPYTLEQVRDYLAQNARGYSAQETAAGLGLSRITARRYLEFLAAAGEVEVELEYAAVGRPVKRYRKA
- the tsaD gene encoding tRNA (adenosine(37)-N6)-threonylcarbamoyltransferase complex transferase subunit TsaD → MDGGEIILGIETSCDETSAAVVQGGRRLLANVISSQVNLHALYGGVVPELASRRHVELIVPAVAEALKEAGLSFADLDAVAVTCGPGLVGALLVGLSYAKAVALARGVPLVGVHHTAAHIYANLLVHPELEPPFLSLVVSGGHTSLVYVRAPGAYDLLGQTVDDAAGEALDKIARALGLGYPGGPAIERLAREGDPEALPLPRAVVREHPLDFSFSGLKTAVLNYLNHLKQRGEEPNKADVAASLQRAVMEVLVERALTAAELTGARRLVLAGGVAANGELRTRLAEQAARANLQVLAPPPALCTDNAAMVACAGYFYLQHGLTAPLSLNAFANLPLGAEQGWGKRGEKESARGKK
- the lgt gene encoding prolipoprotein diacylglyceryl transferase, coding for MRPVLLSFGSLHIYSWGFLLALATLLGALGAVELARRSGWEHPDAVLDVALGAVLAGVVGSRLNYLLLYRAAEFWRRPWIFFQFSAGGLVFHGGLALGILAGGYLARRRGLGFWTTGDVLAPFLAAGYGLVRVGCFLNGCCYGRVTHVPWAVVIPALADGLPRHPSQLYAAALGLFLGVLLLLFYRRRPFSGAVFLAYMGGGALERIIEDFFRDTLMYSANFTLAQVVSAGVFLVAVALYIWRSRRAAREKSLGATQ